One genomic segment of Streptomyces niveus includes these proteins:
- a CDS encoding XRE family transcriptional regulator, which yields MPRWKALPEELDPQVREFATQLRRLVDKSGLSIAAVADRTGYSKTSWERYLNGRLLAPKGAIVALAEVTGTNPLHLTTMWELSERAWSRSEMRHDMTMEAIRITQARDALGEFGGDVGPGRSGGSRPGGRTATPPGAAAGGAGGYAGANRPPTGAPQGPPPGFPPSAPSGQPVPSGGGSGRGKRRTTIFVAALAVAALALAGAFLLTDLGGGGEKKPVARTPSAKPTTSAPELPAGVKCAGDDCTGEDPELMGCGGEFAETATTATVGTAVVEVRYSETCGVAWARITQAAPGDTIEIAADEGEGKPQTGTVNADKDAYTPMVAVATASEAKACATLTTGVEGCTTASG from the coding sequence ATGCCTCGTTGGAAGGCACTACCGGAGGAGCTCGACCCACAGGTCAGGGAGTTCGCCACGCAGCTGCGCAGGCTTGTGGACAAGAGCGGCCTGAGCATCGCCGCGGTCGCGGACCGCACCGGTTACAGCAAGACGTCGTGGGAGCGGTATCTCAACGGCCGGCTGCTCGCGCCCAAGGGCGCGATCGTGGCGCTCGCCGAGGTGACCGGGACCAATCCGCTGCACCTCACGACGATGTGGGAGCTGTCGGAGCGGGCGTGGAGCCGCTCCGAGATGCGCCACGACATGACCATGGAAGCGATCCGGATCACCCAGGCGCGGGACGCGCTCGGCGAGTTCGGCGGCGACGTCGGCCCCGGCCGGTCCGGGGGCAGCCGCCCCGGCGGACGTACGGCGACACCTCCGGGCGCGGCCGCGGGCGGTGCGGGGGGTTACGCCGGCGCGAACCGGCCCCCGACCGGCGCCCCCCAGGGTCCGCCCCCCGGCTTCCCGCCGTCGGCCCCCTCCGGGCAGCCCGTGCCGTCCGGTGGGGGAAGCGGGCGCGGCAAGCGCCGTACGACGATCTTCGTGGCGGCTCTCGCCGTCGCGGCGCTGGCGCTGGCCGGGGCCTTCCTGCTGACCGACCTCGGCGGTGGCGGCGAGAAGAAGCCGGTCGCCCGGACCCCGTCGGCGAAGCCGACCACGAGCGCGCCCGAACTGCCCGCCGGAGTGAAGTGCGCGGGCGACGACTGTACGGGCGAGGACCCCGAACTCATGGGCTGCGGAGGCGAGTTCGCCGAAACCGCGACGACCGCGACGGTCGGCACGGCGGTCGTCGAGGTCCGCTACAGCGAGACGTGCGGGGTGGCCTGGGCCCGCATCACCCAGGCGGCGCCCGGCGACACGATAGAGATAGCGGCCGACGAGGGCGAGGGCAAGCCCCAAACGGGCACGGTCAACGCGGACAAGGACGCGTACACACCGATGGTCGCGGTAGCGACGGCGTCCGAGGCGAAGGCGTGCGCGACGCTCACGACGGGCGTGGAGGGCTGCACGACGGCGAGCGGGTGA
- a CDS encoding malate dehydrogenase: MTRTPVNVTVTGAAGQIGYALLFRIASGQLLGADVPVSLRLLEIPQGLKAAEGTAMELDDCAFPLLRGIEITDDANAAFSGANVALLVGARPRTKGMERGDLLSANGGIFKPQGKAINDNAADDIKVLVVGNPANTNALIAQAAAPDVPAERFTAMTRLDHNRAISQLAAKTGAQVTDIKRLTIWGNHSATQYPDIFHAEIAGKNAAETVNDEQWLADTFIPTVAKRGAAIIEARGASSAASAANAAIDHVHTWINGTPEGDWTSMGIPSDGSYGVPEGIISSFPVTTKNGAYEIVQGLDINDFSRARIDASVKELTEERDAVRELGLL, from the coding sequence ATGACCCGCACTCCCGTGAATGTCACCGTCACCGGCGCAGCCGGCCAGATCGGATACGCGCTGCTCTTCCGCATCGCCTCCGGCCAACTGCTCGGCGCGGATGTGCCGGTCAGCCTGCGTCTGCTGGAGATCCCGCAGGGCCTGAAGGCCGCCGAGGGCACCGCCATGGAGCTCGACGACTGCGCCTTCCCGCTGCTCCGCGGCATCGAGATCACCGACGACGCCAACGCCGCGTTCTCCGGCGCCAACGTCGCGCTGCTCGTCGGCGCCCGCCCCCGTACCAAGGGCATGGAGCGCGGCGACCTGCTCTCCGCCAACGGTGGCATCTTCAAGCCCCAGGGCAAGGCCATCAACGACAACGCCGCGGACGACATCAAGGTCCTCGTCGTCGGCAACCCGGCCAACACCAACGCCCTCATCGCCCAGGCGGCGGCCCCGGACGTACCGGCCGAGCGCTTCACCGCGATGACCCGGCTCGACCACAACCGCGCGATCTCGCAGCTCGCCGCGAAGACCGGCGCGCAGGTCACGGACATCAAGCGGCTGACGATCTGGGGCAACCACTCGGCCACCCAGTACCCGGACATCTTCCACGCGGAGATCGCGGGCAAGAACGCCGCCGAGACGGTCAACGACGAGCAGTGGCTGGCCGACACCTTCATCCCGACCGTCGCCAAGCGCGGCGCGGCGATCATCGAGGCGCGCGGCGCCTCCTCGGCGGCCTCGGCCGCCAACGCCGCCATCGACCACGTCCACACGTGGATCAACGGCACCCCCGAGGGCGACTGGACCTCCATGGGCATCCCGTCGGACGGCTCGTACGGCGTCCCGGAGGGCATCATCTCGTCCTTCCCCGTGACCACGAAGAACGGCGCGTACGAGATCGTCCAGGGCCTGGACATCAACGACTTCTCCCGTGCGCGCATCGACGCCTCGGTGAAGGAGCTCACCGAGGAGCGCGACGCGGTGCGCGAGCTCGGTCTGCTCTGA
- a CDS encoding phospholipase, with the protein MRRRLAMPLAALALALPATLMSASSAAAAPADKPQVLSSWTQTSAASYNSWVSARGNQGAWSAYGFDWSTDYCSSSPDNPFGFPFQTSCARHDFGYRNYKAAGSFDANKARLDNAFYSDLKRVCANYSGATKVSCDGTAWTYYQAVSIFGRSAAVDGTKSVV; encoded by the coding sequence ATGCGCCGACGTCTGGCGATGCCGCTCGCCGCTCTCGCTCTCGCTCTCCCCGCCACCCTGATGTCGGCGAGCTCCGCCGCTGCCGCACCGGCCGACAAGCCCCAGGTGCTGAGCAGTTGGACGCAGACCAGTGCCGCCAGCTACAACTCGTGGGTCTCCGCGCGCGGTAACCAGGGCGCCTGGTCCGCGTACGGCTTCGACTGGTCCACGGACTACTGCTCGTCCTCGCCGGACAACCCCTTCGGGTTCCCGTTCCAGACGTCCTGCGCGCGCCACGACTTCGGCTACCGCAACTACAAGGCGGCCGGTTCCTTCGACGCCAACAAGGCGCGGCTGGACAACGCGTTCTACTCCGACCTGAAGCGGGTCTGCGCCAACTACTCGGGCGCGACGAAGGTCTCCTGCGACGGTACGGCGTGGACGTACTACCAGGCGGTCAGCATCTTCGGTCGCTCCGCGGCGGTCGACGGCACCAAGTCGGTCGTCTGA
- a CDS encoding DUF3017 domain-containing protein yields MGAGTSAAAEPGGEGSPAVSESVVAEAVATPEVAPEVTPEADEKADGKAGGKKADEKQADSGAGGDADGHAGADGQADKGDGADAGEAPAAPGTSRRFPTVTQDTARPEGGGRAAPGDAPAPARQWPLLTVLGATGLGLLIVGLAPFDQSFRIGTILIGVALITGAILRRIMPSVGMLAVRSRFTDMVTYGLLGVAIVLLSLMTQPSPWLEIPFLEDVVHSTVP; encoded by the coding sequence ATGGGTGCTGGTACGAGTGCGGCCGCCGAGCCCGGCGGTGAGGGCAGCCCTGCCGTGAGTGAGTCGGTGGTGGCCGAGGCGGTGGCGACGCCGGAGGTGGCCCCTGAGGTGACCCCGGAGGCGGACGAGAAGGCCGACGGGAAGGCCGGCGGGAAGAAGGCCGACGAGAAGCAGGCGGACTCCGGCGCGGGCGGGGACGCGGACGGGCACGCGGGCGCGGACGGGCAGGCCGACAAGGGGGACGGCGCGGACGCGGGCGAGGCCCCCGCGGCCCCCGGCACCTCACGGCGTTTCCCGACCGTCACGCAGGACACCGCGCGCCCCGAGGGCGGCGGTCGTGCCGCCCCCGGCGACGCCCCCGCGCCCGCCCGGCAGTGGCCGCTGCTCACCGTGCTCGGCGCGACCGGCCTCGGGCTGCTGATCGTCGGGCTGGCACCGTTCGACCAGTCGTTCCGCATCGGCACGATACTGATCGGTGTGGCGTTGATCACCGGCGCGATCCTGCGCCGGATCATGCCGTCGGTCGGCATGCTCGCCGTACGGTCGCGCTTCACCGACATGGTGACGTACGGCTTGCTCGGCGTCGCGATCGTGCTGCTGTCGCTGATGACGCAGCCGAGTCCCTGGCTGGAGATCCCGTTCCTGGAGGACGTGGTCCACTCCACGGTCCCGTAG
- a CDS encoding GMC family oxidoreductase: protein MAEHDAAYDYVVVGGGTAGSVIASRLTEDPDVTVAVIEGGPSDIDRPDVLTLRRWMGLLGGELDYDYPTTEQPRGNSHIRHSRARVLGGCSSHNTLIAFRPLPSDWDEWADAGAEGWDAASMEPYFGRLRNNIVPVDERDRNPIARDFVDSAQAALGVPRVEGFNKKPFHEGAGFFDLAYHPEDNKRSSASVAYLHPFLDRPNLQLLLETWAYRLEFDGTHATGVRVRAADGTESYVRARREVLVCAGAVDTPRLLLHSGIGPRADLEALGIPVTHDLPGVGENLLDHPESVIVWETDGPIPENSAMDSDAGLFVRRDPETDGPDLMFHFYQIPFTDNPERLGYERPAHGVSMTPNIPKPRSRGRLFLTSADPEVKPALDFRYFTDEDDYDGRTLVDGIRIARRVAAAEPLANWLTREVCPGPDITSDGELSEYARKCAHTVYHPAGTCRMGATDDEQAVVGPDLTIRGLTGIRIADASVFPTMPAVNPMIGVLMVGEKCAELLTATATANTTAPGGDA, encoded by the coding sequence ATGGCCGAACACGACGCCGCATACGACTACGTCGTCGTCGGAGGCGGCACCGCGGGATCGGTGATCGCCTCCCGGCTCACCGAGGACCCCGACGTCACCGTCGCCGTCATCGAGGGCGGGCCGTCCGACATCGACCGGCCCGACGTGCTGACGCTCCGGCGCTGGATGGGGCTGCTCGGCGGCGAGCTGGACTACGACTACCCGACCACCGAACAGCCGCGCGGCAACTCCCACATCCGGCACAGCCGGGCCCGGGTCCTCGGCGGCTGCTCCTCGCACAACACCCTGATCGCCTTCCGGCCGCTGCCGTCCGACTGGGACGAGTGGGCCGACGCCGGGGCCGAGGGCTGGGACGCGGCGTCCATGGAGCCGTACTTCGGGCGGCTGCGCAACAACATCGTGCCGGTGGACGAGCGGGACCGTAACCCCATCGCCCGCGACTTCGTCGACTCCGCGCAGGCGGCGCTCGGCGTCCCGCGCGTGGAGGGCTTCAACAAGAAGCCCTTCCACGAAGGCGCCGGATTCTTCGACCTCGCCTACCACCCCGAGGACAACAAACGGTCGTCCGCCTCGGTGGCTTATCTCCACCCGTTCCTGGACCGGCCCAACCTCCAGTTGCTGCTGGAGACCTGGGCGTACCGGCTGGAGTTCGACGGCACGCACGCGACCGGCGTGCGCGTACGGGCGGCGGACGGCACCGAGTCCTACGTACGCGCCCGGCGCGAAGTCCTCGTCTGCGCCGGCGCCGTCGACACACCCCGGCTGCTCCTGCACTCCGGCATCGGACCGCGCGCCGACCTGGAGGCGCTCGGCATCCCCGTCACCCACGATCTGCCGGGCGTCGGCGAGAACCTGCTCGACCACCCCGAGTCGGTCATCGTCTGGGAGACCGACGGGCCGATCCCCGAGAACTCGGCGATGGACTCCGACGCGGGCCTCTTCGTCCGGCGCGACCCGGAGACCGACGGCCCGGACCTGATGTTCCACTTCTACCAGATCCCGTTCACGGACAATCCCGAGCGCCTGGGGTACGAACGCCCCGCGCACGGCGTCTCGATGACGCCCAACATCCCCAAACCCCGCAGCCGCGGCCGTCTCTTCCTCACCAGCGCCGACCCGGAGGTCAAACCGGCCCTGGATTTCCGCTACTTCACCGACGAGGACGACTACGACGGCCGCACCCTCGTGGACGGCATCCGGATCGCCCGGCGGGTCGCCGCCGCCGAACCGCTCGCCAACTGGCTGACCCGCGAGGTCTGTCCGGGCCCGGACATCACCTCCGACGGGGAGCTGAGCGAGTACGCGCGCAAGTGCGCCCACACGGTCTACCACCCGGCCGGCACCTGCCGGATGGGCGCCACCGACGACGAACAGGCCGTGGTGGGACCGGACCTGACGATCCGTGGACTCACCGGCATCCGGATCGCCGACGCCTCCGTCTTCCCCACCATGCCTGCCGTGAACCCGATGATCGGCGTCCTGATGGTCGGCGAGAAGTGCGCCGAACTGCTCACGGCGACAGCCACAGCCAACACAACCGCACCGGGAGGTGATGCGTGA
- a CDS encoding DUF5954 family protein codes for MNAYGEGLPAYRTIRMTLQEGPIAAFADEEAWRARERYPTIVGMGLPVFVVATESERGGWEILGSAGDTPQSVRDSLGSHFRRLAKEAAETGRAGDRKKYRAAYEKLDRVAVDELRVLGTRYRVVRVEQFIRLGPDGPEPPRPSDPDPGEVGEAHRLPSRIKGFVIDPYIGTGMAEGLLKFDLMQFVLKAGTAPPDVRGDSLRAVETHPGGVLLPAEFAIAECGGDGQWKPHSGAAPSPQAARDRLAVDFRVMTPIRQRLGEAEREEYARAADRLDEKRGAGIAVAGRRYRVARVEQLVRIGPDGPEGPRPSDFDPDPPIEAHTRQLREQGLLDGDGDGDDEDESRELNEEVQEIKRLMEKEEARRAAWKLQRQQRKQAAKPSEPGREPEPGRESEPGPDNL; via the coding sequence ATGAACGCATACGGAGAGGGGTTGCCCGCGTACCGGACCATCCGCATGACGCTGCAGGAGGGTCCGATCGCGGCATTCGCCGACGAGGAGGCGTGGCGGGCCCGGGAGCGGTACCCCACGATCGTGGGAATGGGGCTGCCGGTCTTCGTCGTCGCGACGGAGTCGGAGCGCGGCGGCTGGGAGATCCTGGGCTCCGCCGGGGACACCCCGCAGTCCGTCCGCGACTCCCTGGGCTCGCACTTCCGCCGGCTGGCCAAGGAGGCCGCGGAGACCGGGCGCGCGGGGGACCGCAAGAAGTACCGCGCGGCGTACGAGAAGCTCGACCGGGTCGCGGTGGACGAGTTGCGGGTGCTCGGTACGCGGTACCGCGTGGTGCGGGTGGAGCAGTTCATCCGGCTGGGTCCGGACGGGCCCGAGCCGCCGAGGCCGTCGGACCCGGACCCGGGCGAGGTGGGGGAGGCGCACCGGCTGCCCAGCCGGATCAAGGGGTTCGTCATCGATCCGTACATCGGTACGGGGATGGCGGAGGGGCTGCTCAAGTTCGATCTGATGCAGTTCGTACTGAAGGCCGGGACCGCGCCGCCCGACGTACGCGGCGACTCACTGCGGGCCGTCGAGACGCATCCGGGCGGGGTGCTGCTGCCGGCGGAGTTCGCGATCGCGGAGTGCGGCGGGGACGGGCAGTGGAAGCCGCACTCGGGTGCGGCGCCGAGCCCGCAGGCCGCGCGGGACCGGCTGGCGGTGGACTTCCGCGTCATGACGCCCATCCGGCAGAGGCTCGGCGAGGCGGAGCGCGAGGAGTACGCGCGGGCGGCGGACCGGCTGGACGAGAAGCGCGGGGCGGGCATCGCGGTGGCCGGGCGGCGCTACCGGGTGGCGCGCGTCGAGCAGTTGGTACGGATCGGGCCCGACGGGCCGGAGGGGCCCCGGCCGTCGGACTTCGACCCGGACCCGCCGATCGAGGCGCATACGAGGCAACTGCGCGAGCAGGGACTGCTGGACGGCGACGGAGACGGTGACGACGAGGACGAGTCCCGCGAACTGAACGAGGAAGTGCAGGAGATCAAGCGGCTGATGGAGAAGGAGGAGGCGAGGCGGGCCGCGTGGAAGCTGCAACGGCAGCAGAGGAAGCAGGCCGCGAAGCCTTCGGAGCCGGGTCGGGAGCCGGAGCCGGGTCGGGAGTCGGAGCCGGGGCCCGACAACCTCTAG
- a CDS encoding quaternary amine ABC transporter ATP-binding protein: MTATEPVFSVRDLWKVFGPKAERIPGNKEYAALSAEELRARTGCTAAVRDVSFDVRKGEVFVVMGLSGSGKSTLVRCLTRLIEPTSGQLAMDGEDVIAMDKTRLRELRRHRAAMVFQHFGLLPHRSVLDNVAYGLEIQGMSRPERRAKAADIVTKVGLEGLEDRRPGQLSGGQQQRVGLARALAVDPQVLLFDEPFSALDPLIRRDMQEEVIRLHREEGRTMVFITHDLNEALRLGDRIALMRDGGIVQLGTPEEIVANPADDYVRDFVRDVPREQVISVRRAMRPARDGEGESGVALKPDTLVSDAIEAVARSGAYCRVVDNGRTLGVVGYEELLAVVAGLDDETEPKEVAAV; this comes from the coding sequence ATGACCGCCACCGAACCGGTCTTCTCCGTACGCGATCTGTGGAAGGTCTTCGGGCCGAAGGCCGAACGGATACCGGGCAACAAGGAGTACGCGGCCCTGTCCGCCGAGGAGTTGAGGGCGCGGACCGGCTGCACCGCCGCCGTCCGTGACGTCTCCTTCGACGTCCGCAAGGGCGAGGTCTTCGTCGTCATGGGCCTCTCCGGCTCGGGCAAGTCCACCCTCGTACGCTGTCTGACCCGGCTCATCGAGCCGACCAGCGGGCAGCTGGCCATGGACGGCGAGGACGTCATCGCCATGGACAAGACCCGGCTGCGCGAACTGCGCAGGCACCGCGCCGCGATGGTCTTCCAGCACTTCGGTCTGCTGCCGCACCGCTCCGTGCTCGACAACGTCGCCTACGGCCTCGAAATCCAGGGCATGAGCCGCCCCGAGCGGCGCGCCAAGGCGGCCGACATCGTTACCAAGGTCGGCCTCGAAGGACTTGAGGACCGCCGTCCCGGCCAGCTCTCCGGCGGTCAGCAGCAGCGCGTCGGGCTCGCCCGCGCGCTCGCCGTGGACCCCCAGGTGCTGCTGTTCGACGAGCCGTTCAGCGCGCTCGACCCGCTGATCCGCCGCGACATGCAGGAAGAGGTCATCCGGCTGCACCGTGAGGAGGGCCGCACGATGGTCTTCATCACCCATGACCTCAACGAGGCGCTGCGCCTCGGCGACCGCATCGCGCTGATGCGCGACGGCGGGATCGTGCAGCTCGGCACCCCGGAGGAGATCGTCGCCAACCCGGCAGACGACTACGTACGCGACTTCGTCCGCGACGTCCCGCGTGAGCAGGTCATCTCCGTACGCCGCGCCATGCGCCCGGCGCGCGACGGCGAGGGCGAATCGGGCGTCGCCCTGAAGCCCGACACGCTCGTCTCGGACGCGATCGAGGCCGTCGCCCGCAGCGGCGCTTACTGCCGCGTCGTGGACAACGGCCGGACGCTCGGCGTCGTCGGTTACGAGGAACTGCTGGCCGTCGTCGCGGGACTGGACGACGAGACGGAACCCAAGGAGGTGGCGGCGGTATGA
- a CDS encoding aldehyde dehydrogenase family protein, giving the protein MSAQQTIFVGGEWREAASGATREILDPADARPFAVVSEGGAEDVDAAVDAAREAFDGGAGVWPRTAVIERAALLRRVAGLLRRDRESLGALESRDAGKTVEEGRVDVDCVADAFAYFADLVTNESGGRVVDAGSPDVHSVVVHEPVGVCALITPWNYPLLQASWKIAPALAAGNTFVVKPSEITPLTTVALIDLLTEAGLPPGVANLVTGAGDPVGARMAEHPDVDLVSFTGGLASGTKVMRAAAPGVKKVALELGGKNPNVVFADSCATDEGFDTAVDQALNAAFIHSGQVCSAGSRLIVEESLRERFVAELARRAARIRLGRGSGEGVECGPLVSAGQLAKTEEYVASALADGAVLRAGGKRPEPGEQRPAAGYFYEPTVLDQCHREMRVVREEVFGPVLTVETFRTEDEAVALANDTEYGLAGGVWTADPGRARRVAGRLRHGTVWINDFHPYLPQAEWGGFGKSGIGRELGPAGLAEYREAKHIYQNLAPRPVRWFAG; this is encoded by the coding sequence GTGTCGGCACAACAGACCATCTTTGTGGGCGGGGAGTGGCGCGAAGCCGCCTCCGGTGCCACACGCGAGATCCTCGACCCCGCCGACGCCCGGCCGTTCGCGGTGGTGTCCGAAGGCGGCGCCGAGGATGTCGATGCGGCCGTCGACGCCGCACGCGAAGCCTTCGACGGTGGTGCCGGTGTCTGGCCCCGCACGGCCGTCATCGAGCGGGCCGCGCTGCTGCGGCGGGTCGCCGGGCTGTTGCGGCGGGACCGGGAGTCGCTCGGGGCGCTGGAGAGCCGGGACGCGGGCAAGACGGTCGAGGAGGGGCGGGTCGACGTCGACTGCGTCGCCGACGCCTTCGCCTACTTCGCCGACCTCGTGACGAACGAGAGCGGCGGCCGGGTCGTGGACGCCGGTTCCCCGGACGTCCACAGCGTCGTCGTGCACGAACCCGTCGGTGTCTGCGCGCTCATCACCCCATGGAACTATCCGCTTCTCCAGGCGAGTTGGAAGATTGCCCCGGCGCTGGCCGCGGGCAACACTTTTGTCGTCAAGCCGAGCGAGATCACCCCGCTGACCACCGTCGCGCTGATCGACCTGCTCACCGAGGCCGGTCTGCCCCCGGGCGTCGCCAATCTCGTCACCGGCGCCGGTGACCCCGTCGGCGCCCGCATGGCCGAGCATCCCGATGTGGACCTCGTGTCGTTCACCGGTGGACTGGCCAGCGGTACGAAGGTGATGCGGGCCGCCGCGCCCGGCGTGAAGAAGGTCGCGCTGGAGCTGGGCGGGAAGAACCCGAACGTCGTCTTCGCCGACTCCTGCGCCACCGACGAGGGCTTCGACACCGCCGTCGACCAGGCCCTGAACGCCGCGTTCATCCACAGCGGCCAGGTCTGCTCCGCCGGTTCGCGCCTCATCGTCGAGGAGTCGCTGCGCGAGCGCTTCGTCGCCGAACTCGCCCGCCGTGCCGCCAGGATCAGGCTCGGCCGGGGCTCCGGCGAGGGCGTCGAGTGCGGACCGCTCGTATCGGCGGGCCAGTTGGCGAAGACCGAGGAGTACGTCGCGTCCGCCCTCGCCGACGGCGCCGTACTGCGGGCCGGCGGCAAGCGGCCCGAGCCGGGTGAACAGCGGCCCGCCGCCGGGTACTTCTACGAGCCGACCGTCCTCGACCAGTGCCACCGCGAGATGCGGGTCGTCCGCGAGGAGGTGTTCGGCCCCGTACTGACCGTCGAGACCTTCCGTACGGAGGACGAGGCCGTCGCGCTCGCCAACGACACCGAGTACGGACTGGCCGGCGGCGTCTGGACGGCGGACCCCGGACGCGCGCGGCGCGTCGCCGGACGGCTGCGGCACGGCACCGTCTGGATCAACGACTTCCACCCCTATCTGCCGCAGGCCGAGTGGGGCGGCTTCGGCAAGTCCGGCATCGGGCGCGAGCTGGGCCCCGCCGGTCTCGCCGAGTACCGCGAGGCCAAGCACATCTACCAGAACCTCGCGCCACGGCCCGTGCGCTGGTTCGCCGGCTGA
- a CDS encoding ABC transporter permease produces the protein MSAAPNPVFQKTDRGPRDTAAVDDTTTAKVDAPDGAAPGPWARLVGNPRAMLLVAAVLIAIVSAAVTGSGAWPADLTVDVRSPLDDLNRWLVDNRTTHPLFLYFLLHISNTAESSVDGVLSVLESLGFIGVTVAAVLIAWYAGGAGLRRRALRTAATALATFAVIGLLGMWEPAMETLALMVVAVTVSAIVGALLGLAAGLSDRCQRVLRPVFDTMQVLPAFSYLLPFVLLFDIGIPSVFVATVIYAAPPMARLTALGLRGADAAALEASASLGASSWQRLVTARLPLARKQMLLGLNQTIMMCLSMVVLASMIGAGGLGDEIFTALSTVDVGLALPAGIAVVLLAIWLDRTTAAAGEQLEDPAAGRPAKWWVLWPGIVAAVAGGAVLGAVLGRKEWPEAWTVAISEPVNTVVDWIERELGSGVPVLGGTLTWSEGFANWVINPVRDALLATPWWALLLVAGVLALRTGWRAVVTVVLSLAAIGAMGLWDRSLDTLSQVLAALVVTLLLGFGIGILAARVARVERVIRPVLDIMQTMPQFIYLIPVIALFSGGRTAAVAAAVVYALPAVVRITTQGIRQIDPSALEAARSLGAGTGQQLRQVQLPLARPALQLAVNQGVVLVLAIVVIGGMIGGGALGVDVVRGLAKGDLGLGMTAGIAIVCLGLLLDRISQPSAAAKERALA, from the coding sequence ATGAGCGCCGCTCCCAATCCGGTGTTCCAGAAGACCGACCGGGGCCCGCGGGACACGGCCGCCGTGGACGACACGACCACGGCGAAGGTCGACGCCCCCGACGGAGCCGCCCCCGGCCCGTGGGCGCGCCTCGTCGGCAACCCCCGCGCGATGCTCCTCGTCGCCGCCGTCCTCATCGCGATCGTCAGCGCCGCCGTCACCGGCAGCGGAGCCTGGCCGGCCGATCTGACCGTCGACGTACGCTCGCCCCTCGACGACCTCAACCGCTGGCTCGTCGACAACCGCACCACCCACCCCCTCTTCCTCTACTTCCTCCTGCACATCAGCAACACCGCCGAAAGCTCGGTCGACGGGGTTTTGAGCGTCCTGGAGAGCCTCGGCTTCATCGGCGTGACCGTCGCCGCCGTTCTCATAGCCTGGTACGCGGGCGGCGCCGGCCTGCGCCGCCGCGCGCTGCGCACCGCCGCCACCGCGCTCGCCACCTTCGCGGTGATCGGGCTGCTCGGCATGTGGGAACCGGCGATGGAGACGCTGGCCCTGATGGTCGTCGCCGTCACCGTCTCCGCGATCGTCGGCGCGCTCCTCGGGCTCGCGGCAGGTCTCTCCGACCGCTGCCAGCGCGTGCTGCGGCCGGTCTTCGACACCATGCAGGTGCTGCCCGCCTTCTCGTACCTGCTGCCGTTCGTGCTGCTCTTCGACATCGGCATCCCGTCGGTCTTCGTCGCGACCGTCATCTACGCGGCCCCGCCGATGGCCCGGCTCACCGCGCTCGGACTGCGCGGCGCGGACGCCGCCGCGCTGGAGGCGTCCGCCTCGCTCGGTGCCAGCTCCTGGCAGCGGCTGGTGACGGCGCGGCTGCCGCTCGCCCGCAAACAGATGCTCCTCGGCCTCAACCAGACGATCATGATGTGTCTGTCGATGGTCGTCCTCGCCTCGATGATCGGCGCCGGGGGACTCGGCGACGAGATCTTCACCGCCCTGTCCACCGTCGACGTCGGCCTCGCGCTGCCCGCCGGAATCGCCGTCGTCCTGCTGGCGATCTGGCTGGACCGTACGACGGCGGCGGCCGGCGAACAGCTCGAGGACCCCGCCGCCGGGCGCCCCGCCAAGTGGTGGGTCCTGTGGCCGGGCATCGTGGCCGCCGTCGCAGGCGGCGCGGTGCTCGGAGCCGTACTCGGCCGCAAGGAGTGGCCCGAGGCCTGGACCGTCGCGATCAGCGAGCCCGTCAACACCGTCGTCGACTGGATCGAGCGCGAACTCGGCTCCGGCGTACCGGTGCTGGGCGGCACCCTCACCTGGTCCGAGGGCTTCGCGAACTGGGTCATCAACCCGGTGCGCGACGCGCTGCTGGCCACGCCCTGGTGGGCGCTGCTCCTCGTCGCCGGTGTGCTGGCGCTGCGGACCGGCTGGCGCGCCGTCGTCACGGTGGTCCTGTCGCTGGCCGCGATCGGCGCGATGGGACTCTGGGACCGCTCGCTCGACACGCTCTCGCAGGTCCTCGCCGCACTCGTGGTGACCCTGCTGCTCGGCTTCGGTATCGGCATCCTCGCGGCGCGCGTCGCACGGGTCGAGCGGGTGATCAGGCCGGTGCTCGACATCATGCAGACGATGCCGCAGTTCATCTATCTGATCCCGGTGATCGCGCTGTTCAGCGGCGGCCGTACGGCGGCCGTCGCCGCGGCCGTCGTCTACGCTCTGCCCGCCGTCGTACGCATCACCACCCAGGGAATCCGGCAGATCGACCCCTCGGCGCTGGAGGCGGCGCGCTCACTGGGCGCCGGTACGGGGCAGCAACTGCGCCAGGTGCAGCTTCCGCTGGCCCGGCCAGCGCTCCAACTCGCCGTCAACCAGGGCGTGGTGCTGGTCCTGGCCATCGTCGTCATCGGCGGCATGATCGGCGGCGGCGCGCTCGGCGTCGACGTGGTGAGGGGCCTGGCCAAGGGCGATCTGGGCCTCGGTATGACGGCCGGTATCGCGATCGTGTGCCTGGGGCTGCTGCTGGACCGGATCTCGCAGCCGAGCGCGGCGGCCAAGGAACGCGCCCTGGCGTGA